One genomic window of Scatophagus argus isolate fScaArg1 chromosome 16, fScaArg1.pri, whole genome shotgun sequence includes the following:
- the LOC124072980 gene encoding protein PFC0760c, translating to MASLRSLILALLLALLCSFHTPLAPIAKAQDLPFRSEEGLVADDDDDDDDDDDDDDDDDDDDDDDDDDDDDDDDDDDDDDDDDDDDDDDDDDDDDDDDDDDDDDDDDDDDDDDDDDDDDDDDDDDDDDDDDDDDDDDDDDDDDDDDDDDDDDDDDDDDDDDDDDDDDDDHEDDDDDDDDDDDDDDDNDDDDDDDDDDDDDDDDDEDDAYHTGSVCSYCEFCEHCDSCDKCPCEEGDKSEHCDDCKMCSFCLVCPVCQTLCQPGGFLDEVTGSIYKTVADVFDGDNDDN from the exons ATGGCCTCATTGAGAAGTTTGATTCTTGCACTGCTGCTGGCATTGCTCTGCTCCTTCCATACCCCCCTGGCTCCCATTGCCAAGGCACAGGATCTGCCATTCCGCTCCGAGGAAGGTCTTgtagctgatgatgatgatgatgatgatgatgatgacgacgacgacgacgacgacgatgatgacgatgacgacgacgacgacgacgacgatgacgatgacgatgacgatgatgacgatgacgatgatgatgatgatgatgatgacgatgatgacgatgatgacgacgatgatgacgacgatgatgacgacgacgatgacgacgacgatgatgacgatgatgatgacgacgacgatgatgacgacgatgatgacgatgatgacgatgatgacgacgatgacgacgacgacgatgatgacgatgatgacgatgatgacgacgacgacgatgatgatgatgatgacgatgatgatgatgatgatgatgacgatgatgatgatgatgacgatcaTGAAG atgatgatgacgacgatgacgacgacgatgacgatgacgatgacaatgacgacgacgacgatgacgacgatgatgacgacgacgatgacgacgacgacgaGGATGATGCATATCACACGGGCTCTGTGTGCTCATATTGTGAATTCTGTGAG CACTGTGACAGCTGTGACAAATGTCCTTGTGAAGAGGGAGACAAGTCTGAACACTGTGATGACTGCAAG ATGTGCAGTTTCTGCcttgtgtgtcctgtgtgccAAACTCTTTGCCAGCCTG GAGGTTTTCTTGATGAGGTGACTGGATCAATCTACAA GACTGTAGCTGATGTATTTGATGGTGATAACGATGACAACTGA
- the ppp1r35 gene encoding protein phosphatase 1 regulatory subunit 35, giving the protein MQTPHRRVQTGIRTWNPLPMSSSQPHMKPCPLKKSQHSELKSQELKPHRGQMGRKGNTQVCFEDPVVVTVTPELHTSNTLPQQHIRTQRRSRGRHHAHRQRVEPPAVASTQDPGCLERVDLNTTVALKAELQSLQGAEFNSQKAIQKTLQRSERTKNLVNTRATEVVNVSRSQLLYTSLVSIDVLDDQLISQVLQDRLLLVPATCCHSNKTADGPSPLLFMTPDLLRQKPLPPEKELANKKLCPLTYLAHSTFDLNRRQRCHEATP; this is encoded by the exons atgcaaactccacatagaagggtccagaccgggattcgaacctggaaccctcttcctatgag CTCCAGCCAGCCACATATGAAGCCTTGCCCCCTGAAGAAGAGTCAGCACAGTGAGTTGAAGAGTCAAGAGCTGAAGCCCCACCGAGGACAGATGGGAAGAAAGGGCAACACACAG GTATGTTTTGAAGACCCGGTGGTCGTCACGGTAACACCAGAGCTCCACACATCCAATACCCTGCCTCAGCAGCACATCAGAactcagaggaggagcagaggacgTCACCATG CCCACAGGCAGCGGGTGGAGCCTCCTGCCGTTGCATCCACCCAAGATCCAGGCTGTCTGGAGAGGGTGGATCTAAATACCACTGTGGCTCTGAAGGCTGAGCTGCAGTCACTGCAG GGGGCAGAGTTTAACTCCCAGAAGGCCATTCAGAAGACCCTACAGAGGTCAGAAAGGACCAAAAATCTGGTCAACACCAGAGCTACTGAAG TGGTGAATGTGTCCCGCTCTCAGCTTCTGTACACCTCACTGGTCAGCATCGACGTGCTGGATGATCAGCTAATCAGCCAGGTGCTGCaggacaggctgctgctggttcCAGCCACCTGCTGCCAtagcaacaaaacagcagatggCCCCTCGCCCCTCCTCTTCATGACCCCTGACCTTCTCAGACAAAAACCCCTCCCGCCAGAGAAGGAGCTagcaaacaaaaagctttgTCCATTAACTTACCTTGCCCACTCGACCTTTGATCTCAATAGACGGCAGAGATGCCATGAGGCTACGCCCTGA